CGGGGTGTCCGCTGATCACGCCCAGCCCCGAGCACGGCGCATCGACGAGGATCCGGTCGAAACGGGTCCGGAAGACATTCGCGAGGCCGGCGACGGCGTCCGCCGCAACCGGATGGATGCATCCGGCGACGCCGAGGCGCCGCGCCGCCGCCTGGAGAGCACGGAGACGCCGCTGCTGGAGGTCGACCGCCACAACGAGCCCGCGCCCTTCCAGCCGTTCGGCCAGGTGGGTCGTCTTACCGCCGACCCCGGCGCACAAATCCAGGATCCTTTCCCCGGGCTCCGGCCCCAGCAGCTGGGAAAAGAGCTGAGCCCCCTCGCCCTGAACCTGAAAACATCCTTCCCGGAAGGTCTTCAGGCGTTCGACGCCCCCTTTCACGCCGCGCAGGACGAGCCCCTCGGCGGAATAGGCCGTCCTTTCGGCTGCAACCCCTTCGTCGGCCAGGGCGCGGATCAGGGCGCTCCGTCCGATCCGCATCCGGTTGACCCGCACAGTCAGGTCCGGGAGCCGGTTGCCGGCCGCCATCAGATCTTCGGCCGCGGGCATCCCCCACTCCTTGAGCCACCGGTCCACAAGCCATTCCGGGTACGAGTGGACGACCGCCAGGTGCCGAAGCAGCTCCCGCTTGCGGTCCGGAAAGGCCGTCGGCACCCCCCCGCGGCAGATTCCGCGCAGCAGTCCGTTGACGAACCCGGCGATGTGCGGCTTGGCGGAAGCCCGCGTCTGTTTGACCGCCTCGTTGACGGCCGCCGATGCGGGGATTCGGTCCATGCGAGTGATCTGAAAGACCGCGAGGCGGAGGATGTTGAGCACGCGGGGCTCTATCCGGCCGAAGGGAAAACGCAGATTCCGCGCAATGATCCAGTCGAGCCGCGCCCGCCAGCGCATCACCCCCTGGACCAGCTGAACCGCGAGGGCGCGGTCCCGTTCATCCGGCATGGACGGCCAGTCCAGGATGTCCCGCGCCCCGCCTTCCAGACGCTCCGAAGGCCCCTCCAGGGCGCAGAGGGCCTCGAGCGCGGCGTCACGCGGTCCCATCGGCCCGCCCGGCCAGGAACCGCTTGACCCCCTGCTCGACCATCGCGATGTCCACATCCGTGTCGAAGCACGGCCCGTTGGGGCGCCGGTTGAAGATGCCGAAGACCGGGATCGGGTAGCTGTCCTGGATGCCGCTGGTCAGGTCCCGTTCACAGGCCACGCCGATGATCAGATCCGGCTTCTTTTCGACGACGATGCGCCGCGCCAGCGTCCCCCCCGTGGCGACCGACATCGACACGCCGTGCCTTTCCGCGAGTTCGACGAGGTCCTTGATCCGGCACTTCCCGCAGCGCTTGCACCTGGCCACGTCGACCGTGATGCGGACCGCGCATTCGTGGAACTGCAGGCAGTGCGGGAGAAGGATCAGCAGCTTCTGCGGGCGCACCC
This genomic stretch from Desulfatiglans anilini DSM 4660 harbors:
- the rsmB gene encoding 16S rRNA (cytosine(967)-C(5))-methyltransferase RsmB, with translation MGPRDAALEALCALEGPSERLEGGARDILDWPSMPDERDRALAVQLVQGVMRWRARLDWIIARNLRFPFGRIEPRVLNILRLAVFQITRMDRIPASAAVNEAVKQTRASAKPHIAGFVNGLLRGICRGGVPTAFPDRKRELLRHLAVVHSYPEWLVDRWLKEWGMPAAEDLMAAGNRLPDLTVRVNRMRIGRSALIRALADEGVAAERTAYSAEGLVLRGVKGGVERLKTFREGCFQVQGEGAQLFSQLLGPEPGERILDLCAGVGGKTTHLAERLEGRGLVVAVDLQQRRLRALQAAARRLGVAGCIHPVAADAVAGLANVFRTRFDRILVDAPCSGLGVISGHPDIKWRRRPEDIGRLARLQLEILQGAATLLKEGGVLFYGTCTLTREENEEVVAAFLATRPDLVQEDLRARAPKGAQALIDANGFLEILPHVHGLDGFFGALLRRRGGDRARIPGRLG